Proteins encoded in a region of the Planococcus shixiaomingii genome:
- a CDS encoding inositol monophosphatase family protein, with protein MDLHVMDLYIKSLIKEAGHIIRNSFVTELIIEAKSDANDLVTNMDKEIEQFFITRIRRDFPGHRVFGEEGLGDVIEDLEGMVWLLDPIDGTMNFIHQKSNFAISLGVYEDGVGKLGYIYDVVNDNLYHAVEGEGAYINDERLSPLTETSLEKSIVGINATWVTPNRYIRHEDSIRLIRDVRGTRSYGSAALELAFLATGRIDAYISMRLSPWDIAGGIIIAREVGAIATNFSGEPANLLTQDTFIAANPSVHSKILNEYIHLK; from the coding sequence ATGGATCTGCATGTAATGGATCTGTACATAAAATCTTTAATCAAGGAAGCAGGACACATAATTCGGAATTCGTTCGTAACAGAACTAATCATCGAAGCAAAGTCAGATGCCAATGATTTGGTGACAAACATGGACAAGGAAATTGAACAATTTTTCATTACAAGAATACGCCGCGACTTTCCTGGGCACCGTGTGTTTGGGGAAGAAGGGCTTGGAGATGTGATCGAGGACCTGGAAGGAATGGTTTGGCTGCTGGATCCGATTGATGGGACGATGAATTTTATCCATCAAAAAAGCAACTTTGCAATTTCTTTAGGCGTTTATGAAGATGGAGTCGGGAAGCTTGGATACATCTACGACGTCGTCAATGATAACTTATATCATGCGGTTGAAGGAGAAGGTGCCTATATCAACGACGAAAGGCTTTCTCCATTAACAGAAACTTCTTTGGAAAAATCCATTGTTGGCATTAACGCAACTTGGGTCACGCCGAACAGATATATCCGCCATGAAGACAGTATCCGATTGATCCGAGATGTGCGGGGTACGCGTTCTTATGGCTCTGCTGCATTGGAACTGGCATTTCTCGCTACGGGACGGATTGATGCTTATATTTCAATGAGATTATCTCCGTGGGATATTGCTGGAGGAATCATTATCGCACGAGAGGTAGGGGCGATTGCGACGAATTTCTCTGGCGAGCCCGCTAACTTGTTGACACA
- a CDS encoding YktB family protein, which produces MTTFWNERDFEVFETPGLEERMAALIERVRPKFEELGKEYSSFFSGKTGDEFFPHVAKHLRRKVNPPNDSWVAFAPYKRGYKAVPHFQIGLWESHVFIILAVIYEAPGKSTMAERLLKTEIISSLPDDFVITGDHMKPEAASLAELSQEEIKKLVVRLRDVKKGEFVIGRHLPREQAISMPEEEFERLVDQTFEELLPLYTILKQK; this is translated from the coding sequence GTGACAACTTTTTGGAATGAGCGCGACTTTGAAGTTTTTGAAACACCAGGATTAGAGGAACGGATGGCAGCATTGATCGAACGGGTGCGCCCTAAATTTGAAGAACTGGGAAAAGAGTACTCATCATTCTTTTCAGGAAAAACCGGCGATGAATTTTTTCCCCACGTAGCCAAACACTTGCGCAGAAAAGTGAATCCGCCAAATGACAGCTGGGTGGCATTCGCTCCATATAAAAGAGGCTATAAGGCAGTCCCCCATTTTCAAATCGGATTGTGGGAAAGCCACGTGTTCATCATCTTAGCCGTCATATATGAAGCTCCGGGCAAAAGCACAATGGCTGAACGGCTGCTAAAGACGGAAATCATCAGTTCCTTACCTGATGATTTTGTTATTACCGGGGACCATATGAAACCCGAGGCAGCTTCTTTGGCCGAATTGAGCCAAGAAGAAATTAAAAAACTGGTCGTCCGACTCCGTGATGTCAAAAAAGGGGAGTTTGTCATCGGCCGGCATCTTCCACGAGAACAAGCCATCTCCATGCCAGAAGAGGAATTTGAAAGGCTTGTTGACCAAACTTTCGAAGAATTGCTTCCTTTATATACTATTTTGAAACAAAAGTAA